The Pseudomonas baetica genome includes a region encoding these proteins:
- the tnpB gene encoding IS66 family insertion sequence element accessory protein TnpB (TnpB, as the term is used for proteins encoded by IS66 family insertion elements, is considered an accessory protein, since TnpC, encoded by a neighboring gene, is a DDE family transposase.), whose product MIRIDAIWLATEPMDMRAGTETALARVVAVFGAAKPHCAYLFANRRANRMKVLVHDGVGIWLAARRLNQGKFHWPGTHRGLEVGLDAEQLQALVLGLPWQRVGANGAITMI is encoded by the coding sequence ATGATACGCATCGACGCCATCTGGCTCGCCACTGAGCCCATGGACATGCGCGCCGGCACCGAAACTGCGTTGGCCCGCGTGGTCGCCGTGTTCGGTGCGGCGAAGCCGCACTGCGCTTATCTGTTCGCCAACCGCCGGGCCAACCGGATGAAGGTGCTGGTGCACGATGGCGTGGGCATCTGGCTTGCCGCACGGCGTTTGAACCAAGGCAAGTTTCACTGGCCTGGCACTCATCGCGGTTTGGAAGTCGGGCTCGACGCTGAACAACTTCAAGCGCTGGTGCTCGGTTTGCCATGGCAGCGAGTTGGCGCTAACGGCGCAATCACAATGATTTAG